In Malus sylvestris chromosome 16, drMalSylv7.2, whole genome shotgun sequence, the following are encoded in one genomic region:
- the LOC126609014 gene encoding PRA1 family protein D-like, which produces MSAGMVSQFKEATQSARATLRPWGELLEPTALRLPSNLSAATTRLAQNLTHFRSNYALIALIVLFLSLLYHPFSIIVFLIVFAAWLVLYFSRDQPLEVFGFAVPDRVVMVVLALVTVVALVLTHVWLNVIVSGVIGVVLIGLHAVFRGTEGLVMDDQESPYGALLSDDADPSGNYTIM; this is translated from the coding sequence ATGTCCGCCGGAATGGTGTCCCAGTTCAAGGAAGCCACCCAATCGGCGAGGGCCACGCTCCGGCCATGGGGTGAGCTCCTGGAACCCACCGCACTCAGACTCCCCTCCAATCTCTCCGCCGCGACGACCCGACTCGCCCAGAACTTGACCCACTTCCGGTCCAACTACGCCCTGATCGCCCTGATCGTGCTCTTCCTCAGCCTCCTCTACCACCCGTTCTCCATCATCGTCTTCTTGATCGTCTTCGCCGCGTGGCTCGTACTCTACTTCTCGCGTGACCAGCCCCTCGAGGTGTTCGGGTTTGCGGTCCCGGACCGGGTCGTGATGGTTGTTCTTGCCTTGGTGACGGTGGTGGCTCTGGTCCTCACTCACGTGTGGCTCAACGTCATCGTTTCGGGTGTGATTGGGGTCGTTTTGATAGGGTTGCACGCGGTGTTTAGGGGGACGGAGGGCCTTGTGATGGACGACCAAGAATCGCCGTATGGGGCTCTGCTCTCGGATGATGCTGACCCAAGTGGGAATTACACCATTATGTGA